The window gtttctatttttcatttccCAGTGATGACCATATAACAAGTCATAGCAACAGACATTTGGAAACCTCATTTGTATGACCCTTGTTCATTGGATGATCCAATGTCCTTGCTAATATTCATAAAGATGTCATTAATCATTATATTAAATAGTTGACTAGAGGCAGCAGGGGAACATTGGGATGGAGGTAGTGAATAGCTGGATGAATTCCTTCAACTCATCTTAGAGTAGAGGCCATAATCTGGGAGGCTCTGGTAGAACTTTGTTGGGTTGTTAAGAAATGACTGATGATTACTCAGGTGTCATGAGGCAGcagtcaccccccccccctgtgtgtgttgtgctgtctccTTGTCTGCTCATTTCCTGCAGGTgcatcacagagagagaggagccgGTGATGAGCTGCACCTGTTGACAATCACCAACCTGCCGAAATAAAAACCTGGTCAGTTTGTCCAGTTACAGCCGTAGTTATCATGTCTGGTGCTTCCCTGCATTAACCTGGATCGATCCCAGAGTGGGAATAGTCTTCTTTCCTGTTGGTGTGTGTCACATGGCTCAGCTGTaagttgttttttccttttttttaaggaGGCCATCTGCAGGCACAGTATTGAGCTTTTGTTTATCTATGTGTTGTCTGCTAAATGAATGTctcattttactgctttttggTGAATATCAGAAAGAGCTGCAGGCTCTGTTGGGGGTCAGAGAAAAGTTGGAGAAGGTGTCCAGTGAGTTCTCCAGCTTGGAGTCCAAATATAAAGCCATGGAGGCTCTTAGAGAAACCCAAGAGTTGGAGCTGCAAACTCTCAGCtaatgctgtttattgtggCTGTGGGTgagtaaaaaaacaagaaggaaCCACTTACTACTTTGGACAGACAAGATTTTTagttgtgtgggtttttttctgtcctctccaGATCAGTGTCAGCACAGGAATCCACTGTGAACTGCCTGTTACCTTTCCTTTATTCCAAGCTATATTTGGAAgagtttgatatttttttatactgttaacaactgaaaacaaaaacccaaatgtTACTGCTTTTCTCTGATACTGAgttgtttgtgtatttctgcagGGCAACATCAGTGTTTTGCAGAGtgcgccccctggtggctggaAGTCTTAGTCATCACATCCAGCTCTCAGGCAGTGATGATAACTCAATAACCCTGGCTAAAACAGAGGAGGTGAGACTAATGTCAGTGACTCAGATCTCACAgacctttgtgtgttttagtctcACACAGGCAAAACTACCGATACTCAGAAGAATTATAACTTCAGTTTTGACCGTGTGTTTGGCCCTCAGGCTTTGCAGCAggaggtaaaaacacacacaatttacaGTATGAGTGAATCAAACGGCTGCTTAGATTGCAGTGAATGTATGAAATGTGGATACATATTTTTCCTTCTCAGGTCTTTGAAGATCTCTCTGTTGGTTCAGTCTGCACTGGATGGATATGTGTGTTGCTTTGCCTACGGCCAGACCTACACTATGGAGGAGGATCAATCTGTCATTCCCAGAGCTGTGCACTAAACTAAAAATCCCAATTCCCAGGGgggccgggcgctcccttagagatagggtgaggagctcagagtcgagccgctgctcctccacatcgagaggagtcagctgaggtaGCCCAGGCATCTGTTCCGGGTGCCTCCGGgacgcctccctggggaggtgttccgggtATGTCCCACCGGGAGGCGTCCCGGGGAAGACTCCAGGACACGgtggagggactatgtctcccggctggaCTAGGAACGCCTCGGTGCCCCCCCGCAGGAGCTGGAgaaagtgtccagggaaaaggaagtctgggcatccctcCTTAGGCTACTGGCCTTGTgacctggccccggataagcagaagatggatggatttccaAGCCCAGAAGAATGACGCCCATTCCcgtctgtgtttatgttggaGAACTTGCAGCTTTGATTTATTGTTCACCTGTAACAGTAAATTAAATGCAAAggtgatataaatatataatttataaaaataaatgtattttcctgACCAAGATCAGTTTTAATTACTGGATTAAAAATGCACTTTATCAGTcagtgtctttatttttagGGTTTAAATGCCAGAGAAGAAAATTAAGACTAAATTTCCTTTTAACCGTCTTGTAAAAGTGATCATGTGTTTTAAACCAacattaagttgtttttttcttaataaactCTAACTAATAAAGTGACTGTCGCTGTGTTGGGACATGTCTGGTTTATTATTGACTCGATGTATTTTGTGTCGGCCGagctctgcctctgtctggCTTCCTCTTAAAGGCGACGCGTCTCCGTCTGCAGCTGCGGATCCGACGGGACGAACATTGTAGAAAAATGCTGCTCAGACCCGAGGCCGCGGACGAACCTGCCGGACCCGCTGCCGTCAGCTCGGTCCCAGACCGTCCTACGAGAGGCCGCTGTGGCAACTGAAAGGGTGAGTTGTCTTCGGGCTGCGGCTCCTGGTCGGTGGAGCCGAGCGGAGCCGCTAAGGTTAGCGGGCTAACGACGCGTCTGTGGCGGTGCCGTCAGCGCCTGGAGCcgcagcagctgtttgtgtctgaggCTGAAGACCCTGCAGGGAAAAAACGCCAAAGTCTGTTATTTTGACTCAGCAGCTCCGTCAGCCACAGCTGCTGATGTGGGCAGGTCTGCTCTGAGGACGTTTTCATGGTCTGGGGTTTTATCCTGCTCCACAATCTGAGCTGCTTCAGTGTCGTCTGGGGCTGAGACGGGCTGAGGCAACTCATGTGCTGCACGACATGGAGCTGCAGATGTGCACAGTGTTGTCAGTGCGTTCAAACATGCAGCAGCTTCTTCACGTTCACACTGTAGTTCTTGGCTAATTGGGACTCATTTGCAGTGTATTCTGGGTAACTTTCCTGTTCCTTCAGTATTTGCCATCTCCCtgctctcccacacacactgttcattATACGTACAGCTCTATTAACAACATCCATCATGGAGCTGTTTAAGCTTGAGTCCTGAAGGAGTCCAGATTGACTCCGTGTCCTCCTGTGGAGTAACACCCACCTGTGACAGAGTCCAATGACCTCAGAGCACAGGTGATGAATGTTGGGCATCAGACACATTTAAACTACATCAACCACAAACATCATTTTGGTTGAATCTACTGAATTACTGAGTTTCTCACATAGACCAGGAACAAAGGCCTCAAAGTGCAGACTCACTAAACTAGACAAAGAGATAATTGAATGTACCTGCCAAAGGTGGGACttataaaagtgtttttacCGTCCAGATGCAGTCTTTGCCCATGGAGgttggcagcagcagctcagcgTCCAGCAACACATCTGGCTCAGTGGTGCAGGTGTGTTTCCCCAACGCTCAGGCCTCGGTGCTGGACAGCCTGAACCAACAGAGGGAGGACGGCCGGCTCTGCGACCTCTCCATCCACGTCCAGGGACAGGTGTTCAAAGCCCATCGCTGCGTCCTGGCCGCGTCTTCGCCCTATTTCCATGACCAGGTGGGAGCTGAGTGATGTCAGGTCAATGTGTGGAGGGGTCTTAATCAGACTTTGCTGATCTCGACCTTGTAGAAAACACATGTGGTTTATATTTGAGCAGTTAGTCTGTTGCAGCTGTTACAGGTATGAAGATTAATGAGATATTAACACACATTGAGAATTAAACACCTGGAACAGCTTcacactgtgtgtctgtattttttgtttttatgcttttatttttctgtactAATCCAATAAAGATCAGTTTGACTGGTCCTCAGATGCAGGATCAGACCCCAGTCACTGGTCTGAGGGACTGGCAGACAGATCTACTGTGGAATAAATCAAGCAGAAGATACTGGCAGCGGGGAGTAGGAGTGGGAGAGGAAGGACAGATCATTATAAGCTGATAAATGTATTGCAGTGATAAACTGTTCTCCTCCCACCTGCAGGTGCTACTGAAGAACATGTCTACAGTCTCCATCCCGGCGGTGATGGACCCGTTGGCGTTTGAGAGCGTGCTGAGCTGCGCCTATACCGGTCAGCTCCGGATGCTGCGCGAGGACATCGTCAACTACCTCACGGTGGGCAGCGTCCTGCAGATGTGGCACATCGTGGACAAATGCACGGAGCTGCTGAGGGAGGGCCGGGCTGCGGCCGGGGGCGGGGGCAGCGGAGGAGGTGGCGTGCAGGATGGAGCGAGTGTTGGAGGAGGTGCTGGGTCGGCAAACCCCGGCTGTAGCAGCAGTAACAGTGATGGTGGCGCAGCTGGTGGTAATGGAGCTGGTGAGGATAGAGCTGGTGGTGAGGGTCAAGCTCAGGTCGTCGGGTCCAACGAGCCCCAGGGGACCCCCCAGCCTCCCAGCCGCCCGTCAGTCAGTGAGAGCCAGTCTCCCAGCAGCACCAACTACTTCAGTCCCCGGGACGGGAGCAGTTTCGGGGGAGGCGGTGTAGCTGCGGCTGGGGCGTCAGTGGATGGAGGCGGGTCTAGCAACACCCCCAGCTACTGCACCCCATCAGGAGGGGAGGAGGCCTTCCTCAtcgaggaagaggaggaagaggaggaggtgttgTACCACcaaaggaagagaggaagagtaGTGGGCAGCggaaggaggaagaaaatgagCTCAGCGTCAGAGCAGGAAGTGGCGGTCAGCGACAGCTTTGGTGTGTCGTCCTATCAGGTGAGTCTCCATTAGTGTGAGCAGcagaaaagcttttattttgaaattaaatgaagcttttcattaaaatgtaactttgttttaaaatctttgttagtaaataaaaaatacaattgaTACAACAACATAACAATCCTTCCTGAAAGGATGGCGTGGAGTCAGCGTTGCCGCCACAGAAGCGTCCCACCTACAGCCAGCCCAGCATCATGCCTCGCAAACAGTGGGTGGTGGTGAAAACCGAACGCACAGAGGACGACGACCTCATCGTGGTGTctggggaggagggaggagaagacgAGGAGGACGAGGATGAGAGGGAGCTGGAGCTGaccagagagagggagagaagcgACTTCAACATCTCCAACGTCAGGAGCCTTTCAGCCGAGCTGGGGGGCAGAGCCGAGAGCGACATGGACTCACAGGTGAGCTGGAGGTCACGTTAAAGACGCAGGGCAGAGGTTTTCTGATGGTAGGAGACAAATGAGACATGCCTGGTGAAAACTGGTGCTGTAACTTTTTGATTCTCCTGTAGGGGGCTACAAAGGTGCAGAATTTATTTTGCACAGacctttgttttaatttgaaaggcAGATTCAACATcttctgtgctgtctgtgcagaATATGCTTTaaagttatatatttttttggaaGTGATGCAGCAGCTTCAACAAATCGTCTCTGCAGGTAGATCAGATAGTTTATGGCTCCTCCCgtgtctgtctgcaggtggACTACTGCCAGTCTTCAGAAGACTACCTCAAGTTTGAAGGCAGTTTAATGGACCAGACTTTAGCTCAGCACCTTCATGACAACACAGGTCCAAACCAGACTGCTAACCGTGCAGTTTCAGCTCTGCTGGGCCAGGTTCAGTCCGCAGCCACCGCCCGGGCACAGCTCTTCCCTCTGGACATGCAGGGGAACCAGATCCTGCTGTACAGCCAGGCCTCTGGACTGTCCCTGGACACTGGTGCTCCTCCCCTGGGAATAGCAGGCGGAGTGATCGGGGGAGCCTCTTTCAAAGGTCCCAGTCTGGAGCACGGTGCGGTCCACCTGACGGTGCAGGGCGGTCTGGGGGTCGACGGTATGGACAGTGGGGGGATTGGCGGTGGAAGTGGTAGTGGGGGCAGCAACAGTGGCGCCGGAGGTTCAGGTAAAGTGTTTATGTGCCACTGTGGAAAGACCTTTACTCACAAGAGCATGAGGGACCGGCACATTAACATGCACCTGGACCTGAGGCCCTTCCACTGTCCCGTCTGTGCCAAGAAGTTCAAGATGAAGCATCACCTCACCGAGCACATGAAGACGCACACGGGCCTGAAGCCGTACGACTGCCCCGGCTGTGGGAAGAAGTTCATGTGGCGCGACAGCTTCATGAGGCACCGCTCACACTGCGAGAGGCGCGGCGGGCTGGGAGAGAGCGGGGAAGGCGGGAACAGCAGCGATgcagggagaagaggaggaggtgaggatGGGCCAGATTTGATGTCCTCCCCTCATCTCCTCCTGTCTGCAGGTGAGGGAGGGCAGGGTAATATTCtggggggaggagggagaggagggtcGGTCTCTTCTCCACATCTGTCCAGTGCTGTCCTGTCTCCGCAGCATGGCGGCGTCTCGGCCACAGGAAGTAGCAGcactaacagcagcaacatggcCGCCACAGGGGTGCTCCTGGGGGTCGTCTCTCAGAGTCAGGGTCAGGGATCTGGGCTCTTTGGAGGTCTAGGCCTGGGTCGAAGTGTGTGTGATGAAGACGTGTGTGAAGTCGGTGCCAACGACAGCAGCGTGACTTAAACCGACACCTTAAGGAAACGGTTGtttctgttcctgctgctgttttagaAAACTCGGGGGGAAGTGCAGTGTGTCCGAAACACTCAGCATTTCATGAAGGAGGGTCGGAATCTGTCAAGAGGGGAGAAGTTTCTGAAATAGACTgatgttgttttaaattatCTCCAGTTCTCATACCACAAAGACTTGAAGGAAACCTGCCTCCGACAAGTGTCCTCATAACAGTGGACTCTGTCTCAGTGAGTAAGCTattgttttattaaagtttatttttctggttCTGTGTCGAGAGGAAACCAAAAACGAAGATGATATCAGTAGAGTAGAAAAATGGCTGTTCTGGACTTTGCTGTGATTTTCTGCAGTATTGTGTAGTAACGTATCACTGTCATATGATTTAAATAAGAAATATCGAATCTGCAAGTGAGAAACTTCAGTTTGTAAATGACTTTTAACAAAAAGTGGAACAAACGAGCGAAGCTGCAGATTTGTGTTTGTCAGCAGCAGTTTTCCTGTGTCCTGTATAACGAGCACTGCCATGATGATCCGGTGCTGCGGTGCCTAAAACCCTCATTGCTCTTCATCGAGGGGAGACTGACATTTACCAACAAGTTTCAACTCTTTGGTTGCAGGAGTCACATTTCCAACATGGTCCATCCCTGCGTCGACATAAACACAAACCGATGAGCTCGTCTCTTCCTCTGTGGAGCTTTAAAAGCAGAAGAGGATCAGTTTACGCAGTTTGGCTGCTCTTACCTGCTTTTACTTTCTTACTTTGTCCTTGTGCTTTGAGCAGAGTATTCATCTATTATTCctactgtaaatacacagaaTATATGTGATCGACTCATCACACCTGGAACAAATAGGTTGAAATTCTGATTTACTGGTTTGGATCAGCTGCAAAAAGCGTCTTAACCTCCAGTGAGTCACTTCACAGAGAGCATGAAGGACATGTCAGTGGATGTTCATGGTTTTCCTGTTGAATCTATACAGTGTATAGTGTTTTTACCTCTGGACGGTTGACAAAGTAGATTGTCATTGAGTTACAGacccaaaggaaaagaaaacctttttcAGTCCCTGTTATACCCACAAAGATCTCTAATATTATTTCTCACTTCCCTCTCTCTggtgaattattattattgttattagtattattcttattttgattccactttgtcttttttttcctccaataATTTCCAAAGCATCATCGAGTCGTCCAGGTCCTGAGCTCCCAGGAGTCTGTACATGTTGAGTCTTTGCTGCTGAAGGAGCTGAACTGTTTTCCTCTTGGTTCAGGTTTATCTGCAGTGGTTTTGTCCTTCCTGCTGGTCTGGGTTTGGTCCTGGTGTGAATGTGGTCCCAAAGCAAGAACTAGTTTGaaataaagtttgatttgaGAGAATCTAAGTTGATAGATTAAAGTAAAGCTGAGTAAAGTCAGATGTTTCCACAACTACCTGAAGAAAACTTTTGTTCTGTGAAAGTCTGTTATATTTCCTGCTCTAATATTATGGGTTGGTAGTTATTTCAAACTGTTAAACATCTGGTATTTCCATCTTTCCATAGTTATGTGTTTCTATATTCAGATTGTTGCACACACACTAACTAATATTTCAGACATAATCAGTGATGCTAATGTTGAAGCTGGTGACAGCAGCCAGTTTTACCTGCTGCTGGATAAATATTTAGGGAGAGACTGAATCACAGATGATATTAGTTATTTCAGGGAGTTCAGGACCTGAAGTTCATTATTGTTTGTCACACAGTGAAACTAAGATGATGCTGAATAAAGACACAGGTCAGTTTGTTTACGATGAACCACACAGAAATGTAACCTCATAGTTTCAGACAAACACCAGGGTCTGGTTGGGTCCTTTGATTCTCTTCTGTATCTGTCCATGTATCATGTCCTGAGACTGTTGCAGCCACAGTATAATGTCAGAACCATGTGATGCATTCAGGGGCCATACTGACTGTGGGCTGACACAACTAGCTTCAGTAGATGTGCTAAGTAGCAGTGGATGGTGGAAAACACACTTTCTGTTTGAATCTTAcagccaaaatgaaaacatcaaatacaTGCAGCTAGAAGTTTTATGGACAGGACTGTCTGTGGTGGAGTAAAGATCATGTGACCTCATAAACATTGTGTGTCTTCAGAGATGTttcacacagagcagagagatgGATCTGGATGTTTTACCTTCTGTGAAGGTTTGGGTGTGTTTCCGCAGGTTAGAGCTCAGTCCAGGTGAAGTGAAGTCCTGCTGgctttgttcagtgtttttaactCTGCTCCGCAGTGTCTGTGGGTCATTCTGGTCTCACACTGGTTCCTGTGTGTTCACACCtgagcagcaacagagaaaacactggaggTTTATAGGAGCAGAATGTCTGAGCAACTTTGACCTAAAACATTTGTTCAGTGAGGAGTTAAACACACCAGAGATTAAAGCTTGTAGATCATTTCCattgaatgtgtgtgaacatgAGCAGGACATGAAGGGAGAGATGTCTAAATATGTCAAATCtgacagttttactgttttctaaCCAAAAGGACAGAATCATTTCTCCTTTTCACGTACGTCAGATTAACCTTGTGCATGAAAACTGACACAGGAAGGTCAAACCTGGATGTTGCTGCTCCGGGGACACCCAGTTCTCTGTGGGacctttcttttttcagtcttaGTTGACCTCAGTACTGTGCACTGCAAGAATGAACAGTTAATGTAAAATAACTCAGAAGTTGTCATGAAACCTCATAAGCACCTGTTACTGTTGATCTTCTGTTAAATGCAAAAACGAATCCAGTAATCTAAATTTGTTTATCTTGTTTTATAATTAAGTTCTAACCACAGTAAGTCAAGGATTTG of the Mastacembelus armatus chromosome 11, fMasArm1.2, whole genome shotgun sequence genome contains:
- the zbtb22b gene encoding zinc finger and BTB domain-containing protein 22b, coding for MQSLPMEVGSSSSASSNTSGSVVQVCFPNAQASVLDSLNQQREDGRLCDLSIHVQGQVFKAHRCVLAASSPYFHDQVLLKNMSTVSIPAVMDPLAFESVLSCAYTGQLRMLREDIVNYLTVGSVLQMWHIVDKCTELLREGRAAAGGGGSGGGGVQDGASVGGGAGSANPGCSSSNSDGGAAGGNGAGEDRAGGEGQAQVVGSNEPQGTPQPPSRPSVSESQSPSSTNYFSPRDGSSFGGGGVAAAGASVDGGGSSNTPSYCTPSGGEEAFLIEEEEEEEEVLYHQRKRGRVVGSGRRKKMSSASEQEVAVSDSFGVSSYQDGVESALPPQKRPTYSQPSIMPRKQWVVVKTERTEDDDLIVVSGEEGGEDEEDEDERELELTRERERSDFNISNVRSLSAELGGRAESDMDSQVDYCQSSEDYLKFEGSLMDQTLAQHLHDNTGPNQTANRAVSALLGQVQSAATARAQLFPLDMQGNQILLYSQASGLSLDTGAPPLGIAGGVIGGASFKGPSLEHGAVHLTVQGGLGVDGMDSGGIGGGSGSGGSNSGAGGSGKVFMCHCGKTFTHKSMRDRHINMHLDLRPFHCPVCAKKFKMKHHLTEHMKTHTGLKPYDCPGCGKKFMWRDSFMRHRSHCERRGGLGESGEGGNSSDAGRRGGGEDGPDLMSSPHLLLSAGEGGQGNILGGGGRGGSVSSPHLSSAVLSPQHGGVSATGSSSTNSSNMAATGVLLGVVSQSQGQGSGLFGGLGLGRSVCDEDVCEVGANDSSVT